The Glycine soja cultivar W05 chromosome 6, ASM419377v2, whole genome shotgun sequence genome has a window encoding:
- the LOC114416619 gene encoding phosphoserine phosphatase, chloroplastic-like isoform X1 yields MEGLVSSGINTVRVFGITKHQSRFLPSSTLHLRNNSVCGFGIGVEKKEKKQCFVVAASVGGSKVVHFENTLPSKEVLELWRNGDAVCFDVDSTVCLDEGIDELAEFCGAGKAVAEWTARAMGGSVPFEEALAARLSLFNPSLSQLQDFLEQKPPRLSPGIEELVQKLKANGIVVYLISGGFRQMINPVASILGIPQENIFANQLLFRSSGEFLGFDKNEPTSRSGGKAVAVQQIKKAHGFKTLTMVGDGATDFEARRPGGADMFVCYAGVQLRESVAAKADWLVFSFKDLINSLGFVCRVLGGSLLALRTCIFVLLFHRRGKLFLSINGCVFVFGIVCSYGS; encoded by the exons ATGGAAGGTTTGGTGAGTTCTGGGATCAACACGGTTCGTGTTTTTGGCATTACAAAACACCAATCTCGTTTTCTTCCTTCATCAACTCTGCATCTGAGGAATAACAGTGTGTGTGGATTTGGAATTGGGgttgagaagaaggagaagaaacaGTGTTTCGTTGTGGCTGCTTCTGTTGGTGGCTCCAAAGTGGTCCATTTTGAGAACACACTCCCTTCCAAag AGGTTCTTGAGCTTTGGAGAAATGGTGATGCTGTGTGCTTTGATGTGGATAGCACTGTGTGCTTGGATGAAGGGATTGATGAGCTTGCTGAATTCTGTGGGGCTGGAAAGGCAGTGGCTGAATGGACTGCTAG AGCGATGGGTGGTTCTGTTCCGTTTGAGGAAGCCTTGGCTGCTAGGCTGTCTTTGTTCAATCCCTCTTTGTCCCAGCTTCAGGATTTTCTTGAACAAAAGCCACCAAG GCTTTCCCCTGGCATTGAAGAGTTAGTCCAGAAGTTAAAGGCTAATGGCATAGTTGTTTATCTGATCTCTGGTGGCTTCCGTCAAATGATCAAT CCTGTTGCATCAATACTTGGGATTCCACAAGAGAATATTTTTGCCAATCAACTGCTATTTCGAAGCTCTGGAGAGTTTCTGGGGTTCGATAAAAACGAGCCTACTTCAAGGAGTGGAGGAAAAGCTGTTGCAGTCCAACAAATCAAGAAG GCTCATGGTTTCAAAACTTTAACTATGGTGGGGGATGGTGCAACTGATTTTGAG GCTCGTAGACCTGGTGGTGCTGACATGTTCGTTTGCTACGCGGGTGTTCAACTTCGAGAGTCTGTTGCTGCAAAAGCTGATTGGCTAGTTTTCAGTTTTAAAGACCTCATAAATTCGTTGGG GTTTGTTTGTCGTGTATTGGGTGGTTCGTTGTTGGCATTGAGGACCTGCATCTTCGTTTTGTTGTTCCACCGTCGAGGTAAGCTTTTTCTCTCCATTAATGGTTGTGTTTTCGTTTTTGGTATTGTGTGTTCGTACGGATCATGA
- the LOC114416621 gene encoding uncharacterized protein LOC114416621: MVLDEEIHELTLKLQRLHRRSKVKDLGARKKRNFDKQVSVLQRRLEQIGGSSDEICLREFQEMENISLSIKRSSIVDDNVVASGKLNVEILRRKMEGLSKGILLQRMEEEYNSLLSTASSSLASSGSNSKRLEYQDSSSVRVPHQNGSSRA; this comes from the exons ATGGTTTTGGATGAGGAGATTCATGAGTTGACACTGAAACTTCAGAGATTGCACAGGAGGTCGAAAGTCAAGGATTTAGGGGccaggaagaaaagaaattttgacAAGCAGGTTTCTGTTCTGCAGAGGCGACTGGAGCAGATTGGAGGGTCATCAGATGAGATTTGTTTGAGGGAGTTTCAAGAGATGGAAAACATAAGCTTGTCAATTAAAAGAAGTAGCATAGTTGATGATAACGTTGTTGCAAGTGGAAAACTAAAT GTGGAGATTTTGAGGAGGAAAATGGAGGGATTGTCAAAGGGCATATTATTACAGAGAATGGAGGAAGAGTATAATTCACTGCTGTCCACTGCTAGTAGTTCTCTTGCTAGTTCTGGTTCAAATTCCAAAAGACTTGAATATCAAGATTCATCTTCGGTACGAGTACCTCATCAG AATGGATCATCAAGGGCATAG
- the LOC114416620 gene encoding glutamine--tRNA ligase-like translates to MHYNFLCSKLMACGASRYDDTNPEAEKKEYIDHIEEIVQWMGWKPFKITYTSDYFQELYELAVELIKKGHAYVDHQTPDEIKEHREKKLNSPWRDRPISESLKLFEDMKNGSIEEGKATLRMKQDMQSDNYNMYDLIAYRIKFTPHPHAGDKWCIYPSYDYALLTLGTL, encoded by the exons ATGCACTATAACTTTCTTTGTTCCAAGTTGATGGCTTGTGGCGCTTCCAGGTATGATGATACAAATCCTGAAGCAGAAAAGAAAGAGTATATTGATCACATTGAAGAAATTGTTCAGTGGATGGGTTGGAAACCATTCAAG ATTACTTACACAAGTGATTACTTCCAAGAATTGTACGAATTAGCAGTGGAGCTCATAAAAAAGGGTCATGCTTATGTTGATCATCAG ACACCTGATGAGATAAAGGAGCATAGGGAGAAGAAATTGAACAGTCCTTGGAGAGACAGGCCAATTTCAGAGTCATTGAAGCTCTTTGAGGATATGAAAAATGGCAGTATAGAAGAAGGAAAAGCCACACTTAGAATGAAGCAAGACATGCAGAGTGATAACTACAATATGTATGACCTTATTGCATATAGAATTAAG TTTACCCCACACCCTCATGCTGGAGACAAATGGTGTATCTATCCAAGTTATGATTATGCACTTCTCACATTAGGTACACTATAA
- the LOC114416619 gene encoding phosphoserine phosphatase, chloroplastic-like isoform X2, which translates to MEGLVSSGINTVRVFGITKHQSRFLPSSTLHLRNNSVCGFGIGVEKKEKKQCFVVAASVGGSKVVHFENTLPSKEVLELWRNGDAVCFDVDSTVCLDEGIDELAEFCGAGKAVAEWTARAMGGSVPFEEALAARLSLFNPSLSQLQDFLEQKPPRLSPGIEELVQKLKANGIVVYLISGGFRQMINPVASILGIPQENIFANQLLFRSSGEFLGFDKNEPTSRSGGKAVAVQQIKKAHGFKTLTMVGDGATDFEARRPGGADMFVCYAGVQLRESVAAKADWLVFSFKDLINSLGFVCRVLGGSLLALRTCIFVLLFHRRGR; encoded by the exons ATGGAAGGTTTGGTGAGTTCTGGGATCAACACGGTTCGTGTTTTTGGCATTACAAAACACCAATCTCGTTTTCTTCCTTCATCAACTCTGCATCTGAGGAATAACAGTGTGTGTGGATTTGGAATTGGGgttgagaagaaggagaagaaacaGTGTTTCGTTGTGGCTGCTTCTGTTGGTGGCTCCAAAGTGGTCCATTTTGAGAACACACTCCCTTCCAAag AGGTTCTTGAGCTTTGGAGAAATGGTGATGCTGTGTGCTTTGATGTGGATAGCACTGTGTGCTTGGATGAAGGGATTGATGAGCTTGCTGAATTCTGTGGGGCTGGAAAGGCAGTGGCTGAATGGACTGCTAG AGCGATGGGTGGTTCTGTTCCGTTTGAGGAAGCCTTGGCTGCTAGGCTGTCTTTGTTCAATCCCTCTTTGTCCCAGCTTCAGGATTTTCTTGAACAAAAGCCACCAAG GCTTTCCCCTGGCATTGAAGAGTTAGTCCAGAAGTTAAAGGCTAATGGCATAGTTGTTTATCTGATCTCTGGTGGCTTCCGTCAAATGATCAAT CCTGTTGCATCAATACTTGGGATTCCACAAGAGAATATTTTTGCCAATCAACTGCTATTTCGAAGCTCTGGAGAGTTTCTGGGGTTCGATAAAAACGAGCCTACTTCAAGGAGTGGAGGAAAAGCTGTTGCAGTCCAACAAATCAAGAAG GCTCATGGTTTCAAAACTTTAACTATGGTGGGGGATGGTGCAACTGATTTTGAG GCTCGTAGACCTGGTGGTGCTGACATGTTCGTTTGCTACGCGGGTGTTCAACTTCGAGAGTCTGTTGCTGCAAAAGCTGATTGGCTAGTTTTCAGTTTTAAAGACCTCATAAATTCGTTGGG GTTTGTTTGTCGTGTATTGGGTGGTTCGTTGTTGGCATTGAGGACCTGCATCTTCGTTTTGTTGTTCCACCGTCGAG GCAGATAG